The nucleotide sequence TTCGCTATTTTTGCCATTCCAGCCGCAGTTTGAGATCCATACGTCTGCTGTGGAAACAGCAACGTTGGTCGAATCTCAGCCGGTGAAAGTTGTTGATTCTGAAGGGTTGAGTGCGCTAGCTTTAAGCCGCAAACGAAGCAGTTCGTCGCATTCGAGGTCGCCATTTGTTGGTCTAGAGATGAGTGCTGCTCCTGATGAGGAAAACTCGGGTCAATTGGGCTCACAGGGCCAGAAGGAAGGGTCTGTTCCGGCTGCGCCAGTGCCAATTCCAATGCAATCGACGGAGTTTGCACACCGTCGTTCTGACGAGGTTACCAAACCTGTGGTGGCCCAGCCGCAGATATCGTCTGAATTGTTCATGGAGAGTCTTACTGGGAACTCGCACGGGAATTCCCAGGGCCCAGGGCCCCACCATGGGCCCATTGGTGGTGGTCCCTCGGTGGAAGAATTTTTCTCAAGCGGGTCGCCTGATTCGGCGATGTCTATCCAGTCGAGCCCCGTGGTTAGCAGCGTGCACCCTAGCGGGATGGACTCGACGTCGAACCTGCTCAAGAACGTGAACCGGTCGTTGTTGTACCAGACGGTTTTGAACGAGTCGCACTCGGCTTCTGCGCTCGAAGGTGCGTCCAAGTTTTTCCGGAACAGTCCGGGAAGCACAGTGATCACGCCGCGGTCGCGGGCGTTGCCCGACGTGAACGCGAGCGTGTCGCCCTTGGGGAAGGGCGGGCTTCATGGGAAGTCGCAGGCGCAGGCCCAGGCGCCTGCGATCAAGCACGTTCACGGGAGCAAGCCTCCTTCTTCGAACTTGAAGTACTCGTCGAAAGCGTCGgcagaagaggaggagggAGAGTTCTCCTCCGGTGGAGCCCACGACTCGTCATCGCTCGAGGATACGGCCGTTAGTGAGACGGAGGAGGAGCCTGAGCCCGAGTCTacacttgaagaagaagacgaagaagaactcgACGACTACGATATGGACCAGTTGGACTCCTCGGAAAGGTTCCACTACTACGTGCCAAAGTTCGGTGGGTACTCGAACAACGCCAAGCTCAGAAACGCATTGCTGAAGGGCTCAGATAACATCTTCGGCACCGCGCCATGGTCCATCGTTCCGTCCCCCAAGGGCAACGGTGGGCTCAAGAACGCTGTTTCCACCGCACTGCTCGAGAAGACCGTGGTAGAGCCAGTCACGTGGGTCGGTACCGTGGGGATCCCCACCGATTCGATCCCTAAGTCGACGTTGAATGCGATCTGCGAGGAATTGGGCAAGAACTTCCACTCGAGAGCCGTTGTGACCGATGACTTGACCTTCAAGGGCGCCTACAAGAACTACTGCAAGCAGATATTGTGGCCCACGCTCCATTACCAAATCCCAGATAATCCAAACTCGAAAGCGTTCGAAGACCATTCGTGGAATTACTACCAGCACTTGAACCAGCTCTTCGCCGATGAGATCGTCAAGGTGTACCAGGAGGGCGATATCGTGTGGGTCAATGACTACCACTTGATGCTTGTTCCCGAGATGGTGAGGGAGAAGTTGCCCAAGGCCAAGATTGGGTTCTTTTTACACATCTCCTTCCCCAGTAGTGAGGTGTTCCGTTGTTTCCCACAAAGAGAGAAGATCTTGAGCGGGATCCTAGGTGCCAACTCTGTTGGTTTCCAAACGGACGAGTACGCCAGACATTTCATGCAGACCGCGACGCGGTTGTTGATGACCGATGTGGACGGAAACCAGTTGAGAATGCAGGGCAGAATCGTGCAAGTGAACGACAACCCAATCGGTATCGATGTGTTCAACCTGAACCAGCAAATCGACACGGAACGTGTCGTGCAATGGAGAAAACTCATCAGAGAGAGATGGTCCGACAAGAGCTTGATCGTGTGCAGGGACCAATTCGATCGTATAAGAgggttgaagaagaagatgctTGCATACGAGAGGTTCTTGAAGGAGAACCCAGAGTACATCGATAAGGTGATTATGATCCAGATTTGTCTTGGAGCGGCAAGAGACGTGGAGCTTGAGCGGGATATAATGACGGTGGTGGACCGGATCAACGCGATGTCGCATGACATTAGTATTTCTCAACCCGTGGTTCTTTTGCACCAGGACTTGGAGTTCTCGCAGTACTTGGCGCTCAACTGCGAAGCAGATTTGTTCATCGTGGGCTCGATGAGAGAAGGTATGAACTTGACGTGTCACGagtttgttgtttgttccAAGGAACGCAATGCGCCCGTGTTGCTTTCGGAATTCACAGGCAGTGCGCAGATCTTGAAGCGTGGTGCGTTGCTCATTAACCCTTGGGATATCCGTTCGTTTGCGCTAAGTATCAAGCAAGGTTTGGAGATGTGTCCAGAGGAGAAGAGACGTcgttggaagaagaacttcaaGAGCGTTGTGAACCACGACTCGGACAACTGGATCACCCAATCGCTACACAACATCAACTCCTCGTGGGAATTCAACCAGGAAAGGTCCCAGGTGTTCAGTTTATCGGTGAACGAGATCTTGTCGTCGTTCAACAAGTCGACGAGACACTTGTTTGTGTTGAAGATTTCCGAGCCTCCTACGCCAAGGATGTTGAAGATTCTTTCAGACTTGAGCACATCAAGCGTCGTTTACATCATGAACTCGAACTCGCGCGGCGTGCTAGAGAGACTTTACTCGCGTGTTCCAAACGTTGGTTTGATTGCCGAAAACGGTGCGTACGTGAGATTGAACGGTTCGTGGTTCAACATTGTTGAGCAAGTGTCATGGAAAGAGGATGTGATCAAGGTGTTTGAGGACAAGGTCGAGAGATTGCCCGGGTCCTACATCAAGGCAGGCGATTCGATGGTGAAATTCCACACGGAAAATGCCGAGGACAGCGACCGTGTGCAAGGTGTTATTGGTGAAGCCATGACCCACATCAACACGTTGTTCTCGGACAAGGGAATCCATGCGTACGTTCACAAGAACATTGTGTTTGTGCAGGAAGTCGGGTTGTCGTTGAAGACTATGcaatttttgttgaactaCTACAACTCTGTGGACGATGTGTCGTGCGCTCCACAGTCGCCAGTGAAGCAAAAGAGTTCTGCCGAGACCTCGCACTCCCCATTGCTCTCGCCAATCTCGCCCCGGAACGGTGCAGGGTTTTTCCACGTGGCTCCAAAGCGCGCCAACAGCGATCCTATCGATTTCTTGTGCGTGACAGGGTCCTCTTCTCCCGTGATCGAGCCATTGTTCCAGTTCGTGAACGAGTTGTCGAAGAACGACAAGATCCGCAGCGCGTACTCCGTGGTGCACGGAGACACCTCTTCCACGTACGCCAAGGAGCACGTGAAGGGTTTGAACGAGTTGTTTTCGATTTTGCAAAGACTGGGGCAATGATTGTCCTGTCCTGAAGTTATGATGAGTATATACTATTATACCCTTATGAGAATGAACATTACATGCCCTATGTAAGTCAGCGTGCAGCTTAGCTGTCGCCAGttatatatgataataCAAATGAATAAATATGAATGGATGGGGACATGCTATGTCATGGCAGAGCCATGGCATGGCCATGTCCTGGATGTAGGCGACCTGGATGTAGGCGTCCAGGATGTAGGCGCCCTATATAACGCACCTACACACGTGACTCGTATATGGTGTCTGGCCTATATCCTGTATCCTGTATCCTGTATCCTGTATCCTGTATAACATACCGGTGGAACCCGGTGGGACCCGGTGGAAGTGGGTTAACGTCTTGGTTGGACTCTGGCAGGCTAGTGGAGCCCTTTCaccatatatatacatacatacatgtctgtatgtatgtatgtaccTGTGCCGGAGGCCTCACACCACGTGACTATCCCGTGACTATCACATGACCACTTTACATCACGTGATTTCATCACTCACGTGACGGTATTACTCACGTGACACATCACTTCCCAcgatttgaaaaattttaagGCCGCAGCGAACTCGCCGCAAGCTTACACAATAGAGATAGACCATTGAAACAACGATGAACTAGTTGGAAAGGTGTTTTAAAGGGCCTATAATAGTGTTTGAACCCCTTTACAACTTCAGAAAACCATCAAACAAGCAACATCTAAACTTCAACCATGGGTAAGAAGAATACTAAAGGTGGTAAGAAAGGTAGAAGAGGTAAGAACGACTCCGATGGGCCAAAGCGTGAATTGATCTACAAGGAAGAAGGTCAAGAGTACGCTCAAATTACCAAGATGTTGGGTAACGGTAGAGTGGAAGCCACTTGTTTCGATGGTATCAAGCGTATGGCACATATCAGAGGTAAGTTGAGAAAGAGAGTGTGGATGTCTCAAGGTGATATTATTCTTGTTTCGCTCAGAGATTTCCAAGATGACCAGTGTGATGTTGTGCACAAGTACAATCTAGACGAGGCCAGAACGCTCAAGAGTCAAGGTGAGTTGCCAGAAAATGCCAAGATCAACGAAACGGACAACTTTGGGTTCGAGTCCGACGACGAAGTCAACTTTGAGTTTGGTAATGCTGATTCTGACGATGAGGACGAGGATGACGATGAGGCTGGTGATTTCGATATCGATGATATTTAGAAGAGGTGGTGGTCCGCgacttatatatatattacaaatTACAAATTACAACTTACAAACAAACTAGAACTTCTCCCCCCAACACATTGCATCTTTTGGCCCGGCCTGATATACTAAtacaaataatattaaaatcGAGTGCTTGTTGGCTAACGCAAGTACTTTCTACCTATATGTATATGTCTATCTCTGTATAAAATATACTCTaggcagcagcagcagctaGGTAATAACTACTCTACTACTTTATATCTCAAAGCCGTCGTCCTCGTGTTCAACGTTGTCGCCCAGGTAGCTGGACGTGGACGATATTTTACGTTGGTGACGGTTCTCTTGTGGCACACGCGTTTCCAAGGGGATCTGCTCGAGGTCCAGCGGGTCCGATTGGTGTAATGGCAAGCCATGGGGCCCATGGGCCCCATGATTGCTCCATTTCCTCGAGAGGTTCAACAGGTAAACACCAATAAAGATGATCACGAACCCGCACACTAGCGAGATCGAATCCTTCGCATCGCTGTCGTCAAGGTTCCGGTACAAGATGAAGGACGCAGTCAACGTAGCACTGGTAAACGTGACGTAGTACAACGGGTTCACGATCGACGTGTCAAACGTGTCCAATGCCTTGTTGAAGTAGTTCATCTGCGTTACAATGCACACCACCACGACAACGATGAATACGTAAGTCGAAATGTGCGTGAACTGGTTGTTCCCACTCAAAGTTAATTTTAACGCGATCCCAAACGCCTTGATCGCCATCACAGACACTGAACCTACCAGCGAACACACGCTGATGTATACCATCGGGTTCGTCGTCCCGTACCGTGGCACAACCTTGTAGATCATGTACAAACTCACAATGGCCACGGTCACAACGTAAAACACAAACGCTGGCTGCATCGCATACCGCAAGATCTCGTCCACGGTTTCGATCTCCTTGTCAGAGGGCGCATGCAACACAATGATAACAGACCCCAGCAAGCATATGGAACAGCCAAGCTTCCCCAGTAAGCCCAATTCctctttcaagaagatggCTGCAAGTACAGCACCGATAATCACAGAAAGTGCGCCCAATGGCGTCACCATAATCGCTGGAGCAAACGTATAAGCAGCAAAGTTCGCTACCTCCCCAATCACCATCAACGTCATCCCACCCCACCAGATTGGGTTCTTCAAGTAGTCCAATCCAGCGCCCTGGAAGTTGTTTTGTTCGCTGGCTGCATTCAAGCCAAGTTTCGTGAAGATGAATGATGATCCAATGGCCAGCGAAGACGTCACCGCTAGAAACAATCCAATATATTTATCTTCCATGGTCCCCAGTTACCTATTTCCACCTCGCAATCCCTTTATTAGGTGGTTCTTTGGGTCCCTTTTCACCTTTACTTCTCTGCGTTTCTTCTATTTAAAGCGATGAGCTCAGCCGTTTtacatttgaagaaagaattcaTGTTAATACGTAATTAAGGTTagaaaagaataagaatgagaagaagatgttgatgatgaagcgtgtgcgtgtgtgtgtggAGCAGTAGGTATAGCAGCCACCCCGCCAGTGGTATATAATGATACATTGTATAACTTTTCTCATAGCTCGAGTAGTGTTGTTGTTCCGTCGATGTAGGACACAGCGAATGCCGAAGAATGGCTGTTCCAGGCGATGTTGGTGACCTGGAGACCGTCGTGATCGGGCTGGTACTCTGCGTAGGCGGATTTTAGGCTTTCTGAGTTGCAATTGCGCATGTCCAGGACGATGGCAGAGCCCTGGAGGGTCCCGACAGCGAGCCATTCTTTGTTAGGCGAGAGAGAGGCCTCGAAAATGGGTTCTGAGTCGAGGTTGGTTTCGCAAATGGAGGTGTTCTGGGAGACGGACCACACCTTCACGGCGCCGTCGTAGCCCGTAGAGACGACTAGGTCGTCGGTGAGCCAATCTGCAGAAGAAATGGTCTTTTTGTGGGGCGAGAAGTCGAGCGATGGGTTCACGTTCCCACCTTTCCAGATCTTTATCGTGTCATCGTCTGATGCGCTGAGAAGCGATTTCGTTACTGGGTTGAAATGTAGCGCTGTGATGG is from Kluyveromyces marxianus DMKU3-1042 DNA, complete genome, chromosome 2 and encodes:
- the TPS3 gene encoding trehalose 6-phosphate synthase/phosphatase complex subunit, producing the protein MVVIIASLFLPFQPQFEIHTSAVETATLVESQPVKVVDSEGLSALALSRKRSSSSHSRSPFVGLEMSAAPDEENSGQLGSQGQKEGSVPAAPVPIPMQSTEFAHRRSDEVTKPVVAQPQISSELFMESLTGNSHGNSQGPGPHHGPIGGGPSVEEFFSSGSPDSAMSIQSSPVVSSVHPSGMDSTSNLLKNVNRSLLYQTVLNESHSASALEGASKFFRNSPGSTVITPRSRALPDVNASVSPLGKGGLHGKSQAQAQAPAIKHVHGSKPPSSNLKYSSKASAEEEEGEFSSGGAHDSSSLEDTAVSETEEEPEPESTLEEEDEEELDDYDMDQLDSSERFHYYVPKFGGYSNNAKLRNALLKGSDNIFGTAPWSIVPSPKGNGGLKNAVSTALLEKTVVEPVTWVGTVGIPTDSIPKSTLNAICEELGKNFHSRAVVTDDLTFKGAYKNYCKQILWPTLHYQIPDNPNSKAFEDHSWNYYQHLNQLFADEIVKVYQEGDIVWVNDYHLMLVPEMVREKLPKAKIGFFLHISFPSSEVFRCFPQREKILSGILGANSVGFQTDEYARHFMQTATRLLMTDVDGNQLRMQGRIVQVNDNPIGIDVFNLNQQIDTERVVQWRKLIRERWSDKSLIVCRDQFDRIRGLKKKMLAYERFLKENPEYIDKVIMIQICLGAARDVELERDIMTVVDRINAMSHDISISQPVVLLHQDLEFSQYLALNCEADLFIVGSMREGMNLTCHEFVVCSKERNAPVLLSEFTGSAQILKRGALLINPWDIRSFALSIKQGLEMCPEEKRRRWKKNFKSVVNHDSDNWITQSLHNINSSWEFNQERSQVFSLSVNEILSSFNKSTRHLFVLKISEPPTPRMLKILSDLSTSSVVYIMNSNSRGVLERLYSRVPNVGLIAENGAYVRLNGSWFNIVEQVSWKEDVIKVFEDKVERLPGSYIKAGDSMVKFHTENAEDSDRVQGVIGEAMTHINTLFSDKGIHAYVHKNIVFVQEVGLSLKTMQFLLNYYNSVDDVSCAPQSPVKQKSSAETSHSPLLSPISPRNGAGFFHVAPKRANSDPIDFLCVTGSSSPVIEPLFQFVNELSKNDKIRSAYSVVHGDTSSTYAKEHVKGLNELFSILQRLGQ
- the TIF11 gene encoding translation initiation complex factor eIF1A; the encoded protein is MGKKNTKGGKKGRRGKNDSDGPKRELIYKEEGQEYAQITKMLGNGRVEATCFDGIKRMAHIRGKLRKRVWMSQGDIILVSLRDFQDDQCDVVHKYNLDEARTLKSQGELPENAKINETDNFGFESDDEVNFEFGNADSDDEDEDDDEAGDFDIDDI
- the NIPA2 gene encoding magnesium transporter NIPA2 — protein: MEDKYIGLFLAVTSSLAIGSSFIFTKLGLNAASEQNNFQGAGLDYLKNPIWWGGMTLMVIGEVANFAAYTFAPAIMVTPLGALSVIIGAVLAAIFLKEELGLLGKLGCSICLLGSVIIVLHAPSDKEIETVDEILRYAMQPAFVFYVVTVAIVSLYMIYKVVPRYGTTNPMVYISVCSLVGSVSVMAIKAFGIALKLTLSGNNQFTHISTYVFIVVVVVCIVTQMNYFNKALDTFDTSIVNPLYYVTFTSATLTASFILYRNLDDSDAKDSISLVCGFVIIFIGVYLLNLSRKWSNHGAHGPHGLPLHQSDPLDLEQIPLETRVPQENRHQRKISSTSSYLGDNVEHEDDGFEI